DNA from Corallococcus soli:
GTCCCCGTATGGCAACGCGGCCTCCATCTTCACCACCAACGGCGCGGTGGCGCAGACGGTGGTGGAAGGCGCCAAGGCCGGCATGGTGGGCGTCAACGTGGGCGTGCCGGTGCCGCGCGAGCCCTTCTCCTTCGGCGGCACGGGCGAGTCGAAGTTCGGCCACGGCGACATCACCGGCCCGTCCAGCCTCGACTTCTGGAGTCACCGCAAGAAGGTGACGCGCAAGTGGTCCGCGCGCACCGACGGCTCGTGGATGAGCTGACCCCCTTTCGCCTCCTTCAAGACCTTTCAGGACTGCTCCCGCGCCCGACAGGAGGGCGCCCTCATGGCTGACAAGAAGCCCGTCAATCACATCCGTCTCACGTCGCACCCGGACCTCCAGGTGCCAGGGGTGCCCCTGCGCTGGGGTGAACCGGAGCCCCTGCGTCGCGGCCCCGTGGTGGCCACCATGTCCGACGCCGGGAACCGCAACGTCATCGGCACGCACTCGGGCGCGTATGCCATCTACCGCGCGCTGGCGGTGTCCGCGGGCAAGCTGCCGCAGGACCACAAGGCGGACCTGACCAACACGTCCCCCGCGGCGCAGGTGGGGCCGTACCCGTCGTGGAGCGACTCCAAGCGCATCGTGTCGCTGGACCCCTGGGGCGCGGTGGCGTCGCAGGTGTTCCGCGCGTACGCCGAGCAGGGCGTGGACTACCGGCCCACCATCGCCGTCACCCGGGCCCACATCAACATGCCGGAGGTGCGCGACGCGATGCTGGCCGGGCGCCTCAAGGTGGACGGCGACCTGGTCGCGGCCAACGGCGACATCAAGGTCGTGAAGGCCGCCGTGGAGCCCGTCTGGTACCTGCCGGGCATCGCGGAGCGCTTCGGCCTCACGGAGGGCGCGCTGCGCCGGGGCCTCTTCGAGCACACCGGCGGCATGTACCCGGAGCTCATCACCCGCCCGGACCTGCACGTCTTCCTGCCGCCCATCGGGGGGCTGTCGCTGTATGTGTTTGGCGACATCGCGAAGCTGGCGGACCGGGACGTCCCGCTGGCGGCGCGCGTGCACGACGAGTGCAACGGCTCCGACGTGTTCGGCAGCGACATCTGCACCTGCCGCCCGTACCTGGTGCATGGGATTGAGGAGTGCGTGCGGATGGCGCAGCAGGGCGGGGTGGGGCTCATCGTGTATCATCGCAAGGAGGGCCGGGCGCTGGGGGAGGTCACCAAGTTCCTGGTCTACAACGCGCGCAAGCGGCAGGAGGGCGGCGACTCCGCGGCCACGTACTTCCACCGCACCGAGTGCGTGGCGGGCGTGCAGGACATGCGCTTCCAGGAGCTGATGCCGGACGTGCTGCACTGGCTGGGCATCACGCGCATCCACCGCTTCGTGTCCATGAGCGACATGAAGCACGACGCCATCGTGCGCTCGGGGATTGAAATCCAGGAGCGGGTGCCCATCCCGGACGGGCTGATTCCAGCGGATGCGCGGGTGGAGATGGAGGCGAAGAAGGCGGCGGGCTACTTCACGCGCGGGCCGGTGGCGGACGCGGGGGCGCTGGCGCAGGTGAAGGGACGGGACCTCGATGCTTGACGCGATCCGGGTGCAGGAGGTGTCCCCCACGGTGGCGTGGCTGCGCAGCCCGGCGGCCATCCGCGAGCGGTGTCACCAGGTGCTGGACCTGGGGCTGGCCGGGAGGCTGGAGTACTTCCGGGTGGAGCCCTCGCGGCTGCCGACGGTGGTGGACCGGGTGCTGGCGGTGACGCATGAGGCGTACCCCCGGCTGGACATCCCGGTGCACAGCCGCTGGCGGCACTTCGACGCGGGCGGGGTGCCCCGGCTCGCGCAGCTGCAGGCGAAGCTGGCGCCGCTGCCGCCGGAGGAGCGCGCCCGGGCGAAGGTGGACCTGGGGGTGGTGAGCGTGCTGCTCGACGCGGGCAGTGGCCCCGCGTGGCGCTACCAGGAGCCCGGGGGCGCGACGTACGTGCGCTCGGAGGGGCTGGCGGTGGCGTCGCTCCGGATGTTCATGGCGGGGGGCTTCTCCTCGGATCCGGACCGGCCGCTGCGCGCGGACGCGGAGGCGCTGGGGCGCATGACGCGCGAGTCGCTGGAGCGCGGCTTCCAGGTGTCCGCGTCCAATCCGTTGCTCGGGGTGGAGGGCCGGCTGCATTTGATGAAGGAGCTGTCGCGCGTGCTGCCCCGGCCCGGGTCGCTGTTCGACATGCTGGCGGCGCACCGCCGGAGCGTGCGGGCCGCGGAGGTGCTGGGCACGGTGCTGGACGTGCTGGGTCCCATCTGGCCGGGCCGCACGACGGTGGACGGCGTCAACCTGGGCGACGTGTGGGCGCACCCGGCGCTGGGGCCCACCGACAGCGCGGACTCGCTGGTGCCCTTCCACAAGTTGTCCCAATGGCTGGCATACTCGCTGGTGGAGCCGCTGGCGGAGGCCGGCGTGGTGGTGACGGAGCTGGACGCGCTCACCGGCCTGCCGGAGTACCGCAACGGCGGGCTCTTCGTGGACCTGGGCGTGCTGGTGCCGCAGGACCCCAGGCTGTTGACGGAGGTGTATGACCCTGGCGACGCGCCCATCGTGGAGTGGCGCGCGCTGACGGTGGCGCTGCTGGACCGGGTGGCGGCGCTGGTGCGCGGCCGGCTGGAGTTGAGCGCGGAGGAGCTGCCCCTGGCGAAGGTGCTCCAGGGCGGGACGTGGACGGCGGGCCGCCGCGTGGCGGGGGAGCTGCGCGCCGGGGGCGTGCCGCCCATCCGCGTGCGCAGCGACGGCACGGTGTTCTGAAGCTGCTGGGGACATGAAGCGCTTTGAGCAGGCCCACAGGCCGCCCGGGACGCCCCGGACGGCGCGAGGAGAACCCATGGACTTCCCGAACTGCACGGTGGTGGATCACCCGCTGGTGAAGCACAAGCTGACGGTGATGCGCAAAACGGACACGAGCACGGC
Protein-coding regions in this window:
- a CDS encoding GTP cyclohydrolase II; the protein is MADKKPVNHIRLTSHPDLQVPGVPLRWGEPEPLRRGPVVATMSDAGNRNVIGTHSGAYAIYRALAVSAGKLPQDHKADLTNTSPAAQVGPYPSWSDSKRIVSLDPWGAVASQVFRAYAEQGVDYRPTIAVTRAHINMPEVRDAMLAGRLKVDGDLVAANGDIKVVKAAVEPVWYLPGIAERFGLTEGALRRGLFEHTGGMYPELITRPDLHVFLPPIGGLSLYVFGDIAKLADRDVPLAARVHDECNGSDVFGSDICTCRPYLVHGIEECVRMAQQGGVGLIVYHRKEGRALGEVTKFLVYNARKRQEGGDSAATYFHRTECVAGVQDMRFQELMPDVLHWLGITRIHRFVSMSDMKHDAIVRSGIEIQERVPIPDGLIPADARVEMEAKKAAGYFTRGPVADAGALAQVKGRDLDA
- a CDS encoding URC4/urg3 family protein, which gives rise to MLDAIRVQEVSPTVAWLRSPAAIRERCHQVLDLGLAGRLEYFRVEPSRLPTVVDRVLAVTHEAYPRLDIPVHSRWRHFDAGGVPRLAQLQAKLAPLPPEERARAKVDLGVVSVLLDAGSGPAWRYQEPGGATYVRSEGLAVASLRMFMAGGFSSDPDRPLRADAEALGRMTRESLERGFQVSASNPLLGVEGRLHLMKELSRVLPRPGSLFDMLAAHRRSVRAAEVLGTVLDVLGPIWPGRTTVDGVNLGDVWAHPALGPTDSADSLVPFHKLSQWLAYSLVEPLAEAGVVVTELDALTGLPEYRNGGLFVDLGVLVPQDPRLLTEVYDPGDAPIVEWRALTVALLDRVAALVRGRLELSAEELPLAKVLQGGTWTAGRRVAGELRAGGVPPIRVRSDGTVF